ACTCTTTgctatagggaaaaaaaaaaccacagagaaaacagaaaaaaggagaagaagaaagaataaaaatattatccCCTATCTGTCAGGGAGCTTTTTACAGCTTGACAGATGTTGTGCTTATTCTCCCTCTGCACATCAAGTCTCAACCTATACCGAACACTGCCAAAttataactgatttttttttttaacagtccTAGACCTGAAATATATCAGTCTTTCACTCCAGTTGATTTTCTGGGGAACTAAGCCAGgttcaaaaacatttttgtcaTCCTGGGATTTCTGAAATGGGGTCCTGATAGTGTGCCTGATAGTGTGTTCCCAGGGATGGACACTTTGTTTCCATTGGGCTGGAAGAGCCACTGGCAATGAAAATTGGATTTCTTGGATGCACCATTCAtcttccaggtgctgctgttcCCCAGGGAGCCATTTCCTGGTGCATGTGTTCACCTCatccctccagggatgctgcatCATTCTGCCACAAAACCATTTCTCCAAACCCAAGCCTGCTGTTAACATACCTTAAACCTTCTTGCACTTTGATGATCCCAGTAACTTGTATTTCCATTAATCTGGTTCATATATATTTCATGCTTGGGAACTTTTCTCCTAAACTTTGGGTCCTTTTTCTCTGGACTCTTTTCAGATGAGCCTCAGAACTAATACCATATATCAGGTATACAGAGGCAGGGCCTGTTTCTCAAATACTTTTATAAtgaatcataatttttttaaagtcctttcaCAGACAATGATTCTGTTATTAAGACTTGGACTTGGGAGTAGAAGACTGAGTGAAGGGCTTATCTTTACATCACCCTTGGTCCCAGCCCATCTAGTACAAAGTGTGATTTACCTGCACatgaaatgaaagcagcaatTCAGTCTCAGGAAATGATATGTTATTACCCTGACTCATTGAACCTTGTCTCTTCCCCTTCACCCCTGGTGTTTTAGCTAATTTCAAGGTACAGTACATTGTTTTTGTAATAACACAGCTGAAAGTACCACTGCAacagaaacaaactgaaaagctCTAGgtagaaaaggcagaaaacatctgCAGAGCCTGCCAGGAGGGCAGCTCCTCACCCTAAAAAGATGATGCTGGAGCTCTTTCTAAGCCTGAAGGAGACATGGGCATGCCCAGAGATGAAAAGGACCTCTGTGATGAAACTCCAATATGCTTCTTTTGATCTTATGAACATGTTAAAACATAACAAAAGCGAACAGGTAGATGTTCAATTTAGGCTATTCTGAATGAGAAAACAAGGCATGGTATTTTAACTAGAAGCACTTTCCTCACTCCTGTCTGAAAACCAGGGCTGCTGTCCTTTCTGAAAAGCTGATTTCTAGACAACAAGCATTTCAAACTTAGTGTTAaagccattttttccccagctgaggACTGGCACTCATGTCTCAAAGTTTTGAAGaaacttcacctttttttccaaCCCCCAAACATGAATTTttacacaaatatttgaaaattcttcCCTTCCACTTTGAAGATAAGGATTTGGTCCTACAAATAAGATTAATCACAATTTGTCTGGAGGCCTAGTTTAACAATCTGAATGCTTCAAAATGGACAGATTCTGATTTTAAGATTAAATACAGTGCAACACAAAATCTCGAAAGCCCACATCATAATTTCAGTAATGGAATCTTAAGGATGAACAGGAGTGATGAGGTTGCAGACTCACCACTTTACAAACATCTGGTCACAAACCTGTTGAACAAGAGAGCAGAGACCTCACTCAGGGACCAGCACAAAAAAGGGGCCCCTAAAGCCCCCCACCCAGCAACACTGAAGGGGTACAGTAACACACAGCAAATTCCCCAGATTTAAAGGAAcattgaaaaagagaaaactttctTTCAGAGAAAGCAGAACCTAGATCTAGCAGGGCTGGAAAGTATGGAGAGTATGCCCACTCTCACCCACAGTCTTAGGAAAGTTGGTTACTAATTCCTCCAGGATTGCTCTGGGCAGTCATCACTGTGTGTCATAGTTTCCCCATCCATAAAATGCAGAAGATAGTATCAAGTTCAGTCAGTAAAACATCTGAAAACCTACAAtagcagcagctggtggcacTGACATAGAGAGTGATGACTGGAGGCTCTCCTACCTTCACAGATCCTTTCGATGATAAGGCCTTGGTAATACTGCAGGTCTTCATAGGAGGAGATGTGGACCAGGTAGGTGGGAGACCCAGCAACTCTCAGCAGCATGTCCCTCTCCACGTCCCCAACGACAACCACAAACACCAAGATGCCATTGTGcctcagctgctgagctggggcagctgcatCCTGCATGCCACCTCCGTTGGTGAGCAGCACCACCACCTTGCTGACACCAGGCCTTGCTCCCCTCTGCACAGTCATTACATCGCTGAAGACATGCAGCAAGGCACTGCCAGCAGACGCTGAGTCCCCAAGGAAAGGCACCTGGTCGATGGCCTGGAGAACAGCAGAGTTGCTTGTGTGGGTGTCCAAAGCAAACACAGTGTGAGCTCTGCTGCCATAGGTCACCAGGGCAATTTGAGTGACATCCCGGTTGATGACGAAGTGCAGACAGCTGCTCCTGACAAAGTGCCTCAGACGCAGAAAGTTCTCCAGGCCAACTCCagatgaggcatccacagcaAATGCCAAATCAATAGACTGAGCCTGGCAGCCTGTGGAAAGGAGCACAAACATGGCATCTCTCAGAGTATATATCTATTCCTTTCTGACAGAcaaacagcagtgacaggaggaaATCATGGGCAAAATTTGACACTGCTGATCACCGATAATGAAGGGTGATCTATGTCTCTTTCACACCAATAGGTAAAGACTCATCACAAAAATCACTCATGGAAAGTTAGTCCCTGGATCTGTGGCTGACAAGCAAAAACAAGGACATTCGTCCTTCTGTCCTTCCCTCCACCCTGTTGGAATTCAGGACACCTCTGCACAGTTTGGCAAACTTGTCCCATAATGCCTGTACCACAGTCTTACCCTCAGGACTGCCCACGctgcagatttttctctgcagttccGGCATCCTGTTGAACAGGTCCTGAGGGTCTGAGTAGACAATGGTCTGCTGTGGATTGCCAGTCACCGTGGTCAGCTCTGCCCTCATGAAGCTGCTGCCTATTCCAATCAAGAAGAGATTTTGGTCCTTCGCATACTTAGCGGCTTCTGCCACCGAATCCTGGGACTTGGAGTCAGTGAGCAGGACAACCACACGTGGGAGATCATCCTGCACATCTGCAAAGACTGGGGTACTCCTAAAACCGTGCTGTGCAATGTattgcagggctctgcctgtcAGGGTTCCTCCTCCACTGAAATTCAAGGCATCAATACTCTTCATGAGACTGAATGGATCCTTGTGTGGGCCCAGTTCAATGGGTATCTTGACATCATCATCATACTGGGCGACCCCCACACTCATGGGTGAGTCCTGGCCCACCACAGCCTGGAGGAATCTCTTGAGGAAGGCCTTGAAGCGCAGGAACCCTTCCAGAGAGACCCCTGATGAGCTGTCCACCAGGAAAAGGAGATCCACACTGCACTCGAggctcagctttgctgctggaaagggAGAAGGCAATTAGTCAtttgcagagcagccccagcaaggGCCTGCTGGAAGCCTTGTGGAGAGGAGAGGTTGTGTACAGTGACCCAAACATTTTGCCATTCATATCATGAGCTGGAGGACAAATGAGCCAGGAGcaggctttgtttttgttggatGCCATATAAGCCTTTAGAGACGAGAAATATCTGTAGGAGCTCATGAACTTTTGGATGGCAAACTTCAAATCGGAAATTACAACTCCATTCTGTTAGTGCTGTGGGCAAAACACTCTGAATGACACAACAACATactggagaaaggagagagtCCAAGCACCAGACCCTCACCTATGACACGCTGAGACACTTTGAAGTCAGAACCTTGATTCTGGGGAAAGTAAATACAAGATGTTTTCTAATCATCAGgaggttttcatttttcacattgAGCCCCCAAagccaggagctcctgctgcacccaTGTGTGCAGAGAGGGAACCAACAGACACATCCCTGTCTCTCCGAGTGACTCTGTGTTCTCCTGATCCCATGGCATTTAGACACGAAGGCAGCCGTGCCGGAGTCAAACTGCCAATATTGGTGCTCTTCACACCCACACAGTGTCTGAACAGCAGGACTCAGTCACTGGGTCTGACACAGTCATGATCATCATGACAGTAAACTCAGCCTGCCTTTtggagaaaaacacaaagaCTGTGGCCCCACCCCGAGTTGTGCCCAGGGTGGCACAAAGGGAATCACAAAGGCAGGACTCAGCCAAGACAGAAGGGGACAAAGCACAGGTTCACACCTACCACAGTGGGCATCTCCTCCATACCCCAGCAGACAGAGGCAGTGGTATCTGTCCAGTCCCTCTGGGACACATGTGCCACCATTCTGGCATGGCTGGGAATCACAAGGGTCTAAacaggacagggaagagaaaaacagtcaGGAGGGAGCCTGACTCTCCCCATTCTCTGCCAGTATGAGCATCACCATTAGTGGAAAAAGggtcacagctctgcccctcttGCTAGAGTTTGAACTAACACAGGGCCATATGTACTCTCACCTCCATGGCAATTTCCATTTGGGATGGCTCTCCAGCAGGCTGTGGCAAGAAAGCAAACCAGACTCTGACTTCATTTGATTTGGAATAATGCCAGTGACACCATATTTGTATAAACAGAGAATTGCTAAAGGTCCTGCAGCCCTGACAGATTTTCAGCAGCAATGAAGGGGTCAGGGTCTGGCCTGCTGCTTGGACAGTATTGTACTGATAAAATAAAGCCACTGTCACTTGAATTTGAAAAAAGGACTGAAGGACCACAATTATTTCAACAGCCACAGAAATAGACTGGCAATCAACACATGACAGGCTCCCTGCTCTGCTAATGCTGCTTATGGTACCAAGTGTATGACTGGAGGCATCATTGCATGCTCCTCTGGCTGGAGAACAGTGACTCTCTGCAGGCACTGGGAAGCAGTGCAAGACTGCACTGATGTTCATGTCCCAGGACATGGACAGGTAAGAATTCACTGGCTCCTCAAGTGGAGGAGAAATTAGTGGGAGATATTTTAATCCAAAATAACACTAGTCATAGATACccatgagaaacaaaaaatggatTAAATATCTACTGATATTTACTCAGTCTCTCACTCAGAACAAAAATTTTGAGAAGTGAAAGCAAACCCCTGTCTTTTTGTTCTTTAGTTATTACCTTTCCTGCTTCATAAATTAAAGTTTTGGAGAAGCAAAATCCCACCTGGACACACAGTTCGGAAGCATCTGGATGGGTGTTTTATCAAGACTCGCTTCCACCTGAAACAGGAAGAATAAGACCTGTCATGAATTTAAGTATTAACAAGGTGCCTTCAAGGTGGACCTTACTGTGTTTTCAATGGAACAAATTTTCCTTCGAAAACACAGGTTTTTGaaacaagtatttaaaaataatcacagaatcactaagttggaaaagaccttcaagatcatcgagtcaAACCTAGCCCTAAActtcaactaaaccatggcaccaagagagcccagagctggacacagcattcAAGGTGAGGCCTCACCAATGCCAAGTACAGCGAAGGAATGACCTCCCTactcctgctggccacactattcctgatccaggccaggagctATTGGCCCTCTTGGCtaccagggcacactgctggctcttgTTCaactgctgtcaccagcacccccaggtccctttctgcctgggcactaTCCAgtcacactgtccccagcctgtaacaTTGCAGgggccaaaatgcaggactcagcacttggacttattaaacgTCATCTTATTGGactctgtccatccatccaacaattccaggtctctctgcagagccctcatCCCTTTCAACAGATTgacacatgctcccagcttagAGTTGTCagcaaatttactaatgaaagactcagCACTgtcatccatgtcatcaataaaaaCTATTGATTGAACAGAACTGGTCCCAGCACAAACCCCTGAGGGACAACACTAGTGGCTTGCTGGCCAGTCTAAATTAGatagcaaaagcaaaagcataaTTTCATCAAATCTACCCTTTTGTTTTTGAATTCAACtctaatttttacattttaagattatggatgtatttttaagactcaaaaaatgattttgtttgcttgcttctCAGCCAATAATCAGAGCAGAGACTCTTTCTAGGACTAGAGAGAGTCTTCATCAGCCTTCTGAGGGATCTTCATCCCAGTAAAGAGTCAAGGTCAGATAAAAGCCTCAATACTGTCTTTGTTATCTCTCAACCCCACTCATATTTAGGGATGCCCAGCTCACCTGATGAAAGGGCACAGCGAAGCCTGCACTGCGTTGGGCTGCTTTGAGCCTTTCCAACACACATAGGTGCCAGCCACCTCTTTCACAGTCTCCAGGGTCCTTCGTTCACAAGGATGGGACTCAACTTTGCAGCCTGTAGCAAAGTAAACGGCAAACTAGCAACAATTGCCTGAAAATACAAAGGCTGTAAGAGCAGGCAACCACTTTCAACTACCTGACAACAGACTGGGCAGAACTTCCAAGAGCCTCTGTGAGACCTCAGAGGAGaaatttcctctggaaaagTCCACCAGCCTACTCCACTTTCTAGGGACATAAATATTCAGCCTCCTTTGCTTTGGTATAAACCTCACGCTGCTGAGTTCATGGTTCAATGTCAGCTTTTCAGTCCCTTTGGTGCCTTTATCATTCATCTGATTTTCTGCTACCTCTGGACCATCCCAGTTCTATCCTTTCTAACTCCTGCAAGCCCCGGGTGCCTCCCTTAACACACAGAGGAGTCTGTTAGAAAATTTAACACAACTGCATTTATCCTCCCCTGTCACATGAGCAAAAGCAAATATTCCCATATTCAGAGGTGAACCAGGATGCAGAAAGATTTAGGATTCTGCAGCTTGGAGGTATTTGGAGAGAATGCCATCCAGTTTGGGCACCAGGAGCAGGTTACCTCGAAGTGCAACATCTGCCAATTCCCCTGTATGCTTCCTGAAACTGCCTTATCTTCTTCGCTCAGTGCCATGCCCAAGCTACAAGCACGGGCACGGAGGTGGGGccagcagggtcacctggagcagtgGCAGTGCAGACAGGGTCACTCAAGGTGCTGTACAGGCCGTTGGCAGCATCGTCAGCATCTCCAGCGAAGAGCAGATGCCGCTCAGGGGGCTCGCTGGCCAGCACGTGCAGCTCCTCCCACCTGCCGAGCAAGGCATGGGTCAGCTGCCCGGTCTGCCCTCAAAGAAATAAGAGTCAAGACCAACCCTGTGCAACAAATAGAGGGTTGATGCAAAACCTTGACACTCTTCAGTTTCCAAGATCCTGGCGTGTTTAGTCTCAGTCGGCAGCATAGCCCTAAGTGGAAACGTTTCCTTCATCAACTCTGGTGATCCTTCTACATCAGCTACTAAGTCACTGTTCCCCCCATGCCTGCATTATCCTGCAAATTCCTTTTTGCCATGGTTTAAGTATGGTATTCCCCAATTTAGTCCTCTCACTGAAACCAGCTTACACTTGCTTCCCCTCTCACCTCCCACTGGaaacacaaaaggcaaagatcatGGATTGAGATAAGAATGATTTAATGGGAACAGAAATGAGATGAGAAATCAAGCAGtaacagcagcaataaaaatattaataacagAAGGTATAATACAAAATCAATTTACTTGGAAAGCCCATCTCAATACTGACTATTTTGTCCATCACACTTTCTCCCCTCCTTGAAAGGAAGGAATGCCCTTACTCTCTGAAGGGAAAAAGTCCCATTCCCCCACCCCAGGCAAAAAAGCACTATGGATTGTCTCCTAGATACACCCACAGCTATCCCCCctcagctacagaaaaaaaaaacaaatcaatcCTTTTCTGGCAAAAACTAGGacaccttttctctttccagtacTCATATGTAGCCAGAGATGACTGCTCACTCACCAGGACTGGCCATTTAGCTAGCTGGGTGTCTACTGCCCACTCTGGAGAGGTTCCTACCTTGGAAACTTGATTCCCACTGCAAAAACTGTGATGTGTCTCTCCTTCACCTGCATTGCAGGCATtgcagtgctgccctgggacTTTCCATCCGAAATGATAATCAGGACTTCAGGGACACTTGAGTTCCTGCCACCAGGGAAACCCTTCTGGAGAATGTACTTCAGAGCCTGACCTGTCTCTGTGCTTCCACCTCTAGAAAGCAGGGAGATATtatcagaaaagaagaaataaaaattcctctCCTGCTACTGAATTTACCATTTTGGGTTTCAAAATTTTACTTTCCGTAATGGGAAACATAGCCTATTTCTGCTTGTTGCCATACAACATATCCTTGGGGGTGTCTAATCCTGTCATTCTTATCATCTTCCTACCCACTGGTGCCATCTATTCGCCCTCATGTCCCTTCTCTCCAGCTCAGAGTGGTCTCCAAGAGACTTTGAACATACAGCAGAGTGTTTCTGCAATTGGTGCAGTAACCAGAACTCTTGgacatttgaattttatttccatctttGACAAATGTCTACAGCTTCtgtttttccatctgaaaattGTGGTAATTTCAGCTGTTGAAGAGGTGCCAAGTGTGGCCCTTTGTGAGACAGGCGTGTTGTGTCAGGGCCCTGGGTGATGTGGGACATTGTGGTGCCCAGGGGCCCTTTGTGACATGGCAGGGTCCTGCCCTGCCCTACCTGTGGTTACCTAAGGAGaacacagccctggagagctCAGTCCCTGAGAGCCACTCGCtcaggaggaagcagctcccaggaTCCGTGTACCAGACGACGTCAGACATGGAGGAGGACAAGGTGAACCCCAACTCCCAGCCCCCCTAGTCCCTTGCCCCCCCTGGCTGGCCCTCAGCGGGCagtggctgagggcagggggcAGCTCAGGCCTGCCCCTGTTGGgacactgaggaggaggagggcaccTTTGCCCTCATGGACGAAGACTGGGAATACAATGTGGATCAAGAGCTTTCCCAATGGGGAGGCGCTACCGGCCGAGAGTTTTGCctctgggaagaagtgacactCCAAGAGTTTTACCAATGGCAAGAAGAAGTGACGATCCAGGAAGTTTCCCCGTGGGGACTGGTGAGACACCAAGAGCTGCATCAGAGGGAGGTAGGTGTGAGAATCCAGTGGAGGGATGGCACACAGCAAGAGCTGTACCGCTGGGAAGAAAGTGAGACAGTCGAGGAGCTGTACCAACTGGACAGAGAGCATGAGATATACCAAGCGCTGTCCCGGTGGGAAGGGGATGCATACCAGCAATTGTCTCCTTCGAGAGAAGAAGTGCAAGGCCATCTGCACACGTACCAGCGGGAAGGAGCCAAGAGAGAACCAGAGTTGTCCCAAGTGGGAAACAACAAGGACAAGGAGCTATTGGAAGGAAAAGACTACAATGTCCGGGAGTTGCCCCAGTGGAGTGGAAGGAGTGACCAAAAGCTGCCCCAGCGGGAGGGAAGGGTCAGCAGCCAGGAGTTGTCCCAGTGGGCAGAAGGCACCAGTTACAAGATACGGGACAAACCCTTGCACCCAGAGCAGGACGAGGATGCCCAGACTTATGCCCAGCAGGGgcccagccctcccagcagTGTGGACACCCAGGTGGCAGGAGAGGCAGCCCATGAGCtgcccacagcctctcctgccccGGGGAGTCCCGAGGATGAGGCGGCAGCTGCTTCTGAGGAGGcgggagctgctgaggaggaggagctccCTGAGCCTCTGCAGGCCGAGGTGGAAGAGATGCCAGGTTCTTCTGCcctcagggaggaggaggaacttCCCCAGCCTTTGCCAGCCGAGGTGGAAGAGGTACCAAGTTCTCCTGCCCTCAGGGAGGAGGAACTtccccagcctctgccagccGAGGTAGAAGAGGCACCAGGTTCTCCTGCCCTCAGAGAGGAGGAACTCACCGAGCCTCCACAAGCCGAGGTGGAAGAGGCACCAGGTTCTTCTGCcctcagggaggaggaggaacttCCCCAGCCTTTGCCAGCCGAGGTGGAAGAGGTACCAAGTTCTCCTGCCCTCAGAGAGGAGGAACTCCCTGAGCCTCCACAAGCCGAGGTGGAAGAGGCACCAGGTTCTTCTGCCCTCAGAGAGGAGGAACTtccccagcctctgccagctgaggtgGAAGAGGCACCAGGTTCTCCTGCCCTCAGGGAGGAGGAACTCCCCGAGCCTCCACAGGCCGAGGTAGAAGAGGCACCAGGTTCTCCTGCCCTCAGGGAGGAGGAACTtccccagcctctgccagccGAGGTGGAAGAGGCACCAGGTTCTCCTGCCCTCAGGGAGGAGGTGCCATCGGCAGGGACAGAGAGCCCGGtccctgccccacacagccccccaggctgcagccaggctctgtTGGATTTAGCAGGGCACATCAGCAGTGAGATCGTGCACGAGGCTGTGCTTGTGATCCAGGGATCTggccagcagccagaggaacagGGAGACCTGGAGCAAACCACAGCTGCTGAACtacaagcagcagctgcaggaggaagaagggaagagagcCCCATCTCtgccccccacagccccttcagtccccccagcccctcgtCCATCCCACTGAGAGCCCAAGCCCccagtgaggagcaggaggagggagacagggaatCAGTCCTGAAAGAACAAGAGACTGAGGAGGTGGCCTCGGCTGAGGAGTTTGAGCATTCTCAGTGCGAAAATGAGGAACAAACAGAGCTGTCCCAAGGAGAAATCAACAAATACCACGGAGGGTCCCAAGGGGAAGCCTCaactgagcaggagctgtccccagcagaaaTCTGTAGTGACCAGGAAGGGTCCCAGGCGGaagcctgcactgagcaggagctCTCCCAAGTGGAATCCAATGGGTTTCAGGAAGTGTCCCGGGAGGATGCCAAcattgagcaggagctgttCCCAGATGAAGCTGGTAGCCATCAGGAAGGGTCCCAGGAGGAggcctgcactgagcaggagctgtccccagatGAAGCTGGTAGGTACCAGGATTTGTtctgctggccctgccaggcaccacagcccctgtcccaaGAAGAAATCAACCAATACCAAGAAGTGTCCCAAGGGGAAGCTCacactgagcaggagctgcccccagcagaaatcagaaactACCAGGAAGGATTCCAAGGGGAAACCAGTACTGAGGAGTTGTCCCTAGAAGAAGTTGATAGGTTCCAGGAAGAGTCCCAAGGGGAAAGCAGCATTGAGAAGGAACTCTCCTTGGAAGAAGCTGGAAGCCACCATGAGCTCTCTGATTGGGATGAAGGCATGGTGGAAGAGTTGTCCCACGGAGATGTGGGTAGCTACCAAGAAGTTTCTGACTGGGAAGAGTCCATTGGCCAGGAGGTATCCAAAGGGCGTGGCAAGAGACCCTCTGTGCAGTCCAGTTGGGAAGATGACACTGACCAAGATCTTGCTCAgtacagctgggaacagagcaTGGTTCCCACAGCCTTGCTGCCGGAGGAGGATGAGTGGGATGAAGTGAGTGTCCCTGAGCTATATGAAGGAGCTCTGCCTGTCTCTCATGAGGATTGGGTTGAGGGTGGGGCATCTGAGCTGTGCCCCCGAGCACCCCTCTCTGTCTCACCTCCCCATGTGGAAGCCCAGtcccccagccagcagcaggccCCCTGCCAGAAACGTCCCTCCTGCCCGCGGCGGGCGCTGCGGTCACTGCAGAGGCTGTTCTGGAGGCCCTTCCTGGcaccacagcccctgtcccaaGAAGAAATTAACCAATACCAAGAAGGATCCCAAGGGGAAGCCAGCATTGAGCAGGAGCTCTCCTTGGAAGAAGCTGGAAGCCACCATGAGCTCTCCGACTGGGATGAAGGCATGGTGGAAGAGTTGTCCTGCAGAGATGTCAGCAGCTACCAAGAAGTGTCTGATTGGGAAGAGTCCATTGGCCATGAGGTATCCAAAGGGCGTGTCAAGAGACCCTCTGTGCAGTCCAGTTGGGAAGATGACACTGACCAAGATCTTGCTCAgtacagctgggaacagagcaTGGTTCCCACAGCCTTGCTGCCGGAGGAGGATGAGTGGGATGAAGTGAGTGTTCCCAAGCTTGGTGAAGAAGCTGTGCCTGTCCTTCAGGAGGATTGGGCTGAGGGTGGGGCATCTGAGCCATACCCTCAAGGGCCACTCTCTGCCTCACCTCCCCATGTGGAAGCCCAgaccctcagccagcagcaggccCCCCAGAAGAAACGTCTGCCCCTCCTGCAGCGAGTGCTGCGGGCGCTGCGGAGGgacctctgcttcctctgcctgccaccactgcccctGTCCCAAGAAGCAATCAACCCATACCAAGAAGTGCCTCAAGGGGAAACCAGCATTGAGAAGGAACTCTCCTTCCAAGAAGCTGGAAGTCACCATGAGCTCTCCAAATGGGATGAAGACATGGCAGAAGAACTGCCCCATGGGGATGTTGGTAGCTACCAAGAAATTTCTGACTGGGAAGAAAGCATGGAGCAATGTGTTTCCCAAGAAAATATCAGTACCTCCCACAGTCTCTCTGACTGGGAAGAGCACAGCAAGCATGAGCTGCCCCACAGAGATGTCAGCAGCTACCAAGAAGT
This is a stretch of genomic DNA from Sylvia atricapilla isolate bSylAtr1 chromosome 8, bSylAtr1.pri, whole genome shotgun sequence. It encodes these proteins:
- the VWA2 gene encoding von Willebrand factor A domain-containing protein 2, whose product is MGMGSSAARGRTRGTVPLCWLQSGDGTFQPELGRSYICPSAKMFLSSLHETPGKKMISCRKRNLFVTMNLLSFEPICIFLLSQAFLVLGMQQIHVGQEMIGKISAAGQLMQCSASLDVLFLVDGSYSIGKGSFERSKHFAGKLCDALDIQTDRVRVGMIQFSSTPHLEFPLDSYLTKQEVKERIKRTVFRGGSTETGQALKYILQKGFPGGRNSSVPEVLIIISDGKSQGSTAMPAMQVKERHITVFAVGIKFPRWEELHVLASEPPERHLLFAGDADDAANGLYSTLSDPVCTATAPGCKVESHPCERRTLETVKEVAGTYVCWKGSKQPNAVQASLCPFIRWKRVLIKHPSRCFRTVCPDPCDSQPCQNGGTCVPEGLDRYHCLCLLGYGGDAHCAAKLSLECSVDLLFLVDSSSGVSLEGFLRFKAFLKRFLQAVVGQDSPMSVGVAQYDDDVKIPIELGPHKDPFSLMKSIDALNFSGGGTLTGRALQYIAQHGFRSTPVFADVQDDLPRVVVLLTDSKSQDSVAEAAKYAKDQNLFLIGIGSSFMRAELTTVTGNPQQTIVYSDPQDLFNRMPELQRKICSVGSPEGCQAQSIDLAFAVDASSGVGLENFLRLRHFVRSSCLHFVINRDVTQIALVTYGSRAHTVFALDTHTSNSAVLQAIDQVPFLGDSASAGSALLHVFSDVMTVQRGARPGVSKVVVLLTNGGGMQDAAAPAQQLRHNGILVFVVVVGDVERDMLLRVAGSPTYLVHISSYEDLQYYQGLIIERICEEARSPVNLCKPNPCMNQGVCILGPGSYRCQCHGWEGPHCETRVVRGDSPRSPALPPRSHVQWSPRGLQHFSRALQHSKRQRDQRH